The Tenacibaculum jejuense genome includes a window with the following:
- a CDS encoding TPR end-of-group domain-containing protein, giving the protein MNTSELIDRSLFYSLRKQWEKALDFAKQALAKDPKSFLAHKRLSLCLWYTDKKEEAIASMHKSLEFYPEFASAHYNLACFYAQQEDKDKMLHHLNQAIALEEYTDYHQMAKDDGDFREYRKDDDFLAIVNANNEKENLLIATLSGEDYEAISNLLLKIEREIPVTIIEWEDYYGDDETTLPYLLASKWDKISQEALLHVFKIVTQNLDAEYFTGLIPLCHAIKNQIPADYNHFIIEAWKNKYSDMDAKHLSSLDRNFLTLIAELPVEIIADVIVWALNSHGKDALEDYEELCAIALQDLPENHEVHDTLINSIDTLMHDNQYQDENISDKKQRLVLSIAPPPLKYPEGIEDFRDQFQFQFKQDHPYHIINGAAGLARHYDFIHLVKPRLAEIANLANLNILSLELRLEAISEVLAKIGSKEEIALLSPCLQDKSYQLLKTVGQLFHEHEIVAEEASEAVDYLIASTQIEDIDAYELHDIIVALRWFKDERITDILLNFLDYERELVAREALKGLGTQKAEKAIPKIINQFKSGYPQCVSAAAQALNDIGGIAHLELEKRSNFDIVLARAQKSPRWATRALSYFRVDGMDIDLVALLKTNKENEAYAHITQAIAKRGTQTIFPDLLAIGLDTFTSRDIGGRNFVLMFNTIIRNTSDNINEEVINQCKEVLVNTDTEDITAFINILERDRDYARLKYPNEEEQTIIDAFTKQYAETLENSDLINVLFTAKYYS; this is encoded by the coding sequence ATGAATACAAGCGAATTAATAGATAGATCTTTATTTTATTCCCTAAGAAAACAATGGGAAAAAGCATTAGATTTTGCAAAGCAAGCATTAGCTAAAGATCCAAAAAGTTTCTTGGCACATAAAAGATTAAGCTTATGTCTTTGGTATACTGATAAAAAAGAAGAAGCTATAGCTAGTATGCACAAATCGCTAGAGTTTTATCCAGAGTTTGCCAGCGCACATTATAATCTCGCTTGTTTTTATGCACAGCAAGAAGACAAGGATAAAATGTTGCATCACTTAAATCAAGCCATCGCTTTAGAAGAGTATACAGATTATCATCAAATGGCTAAAGATGATGGAGATTTTCGTGAATATAGAAAAGATGATGATTTTTTAGCTATTGTAAATGCTAATAACGAGAAAGAAAATCTTTTGATTGCTACTTTATCTGGAGAAGACTACGAAGCTATTTCCAATCTATTACTAAAAATAGAACGTGAAATTCCTGTAACAATAATAGAATGGGAAGATTATTACGGTGATGATGAGACAACGCTTCCTTATTTATTAGCATCCAAATGGGATAAAATTAGCCAAGAGGCTTTGTTGCATGTATTTAAAATCGTCACTCAAAACTTAGATGCTGAATATTTTACAGGACTTATACCTTTATGTCACGCAATAAAGAATCAAATTCCTGCCGACTACAATCACTTTATTATTGAAGCATGGAAAAATAAGTATAGCGATATGGATGCTAAACATCTAAGTAGTTTAGATAGAAATTTTTTAACCTTAATTGCTGAGCTTCCTGTAGAAATAATTGCGGATGTTATAGTATGGGCGTTGAATTCCCATGGAAAAGATGCTTTAGAAGATTATGAAGAACTTTGTGCCATCGCACTACAAGATTTACCTGAAAATCATGAGGTTCACGATACTCTAATCAATAGTATTGACACTCTAATGCATGACAATCAATATCAAGATGAAAACATAAGCGATAAAAAACAACGACTTGTTTTAAGTATAGCTCCTCCTCCATTAAAATATCCTGAAGGTATTGAGGATTTTAGAGATCAATTTCAATTTCAATTTAAACAAGACCATCCATATCACATCATTAATGGAGCAGCTGGATTAGCAAGACACTACGATTTTATTCATTTAGTAAAACCTAGATTAGCTGAAATAGCAAATCTTGCTAACTTAAATATATTGTCTCTTGAATTAAGGTTAGAGGCTATTTCCGAAGTTTTAGCCAAAATAGGAAGCAAAGAAGAGATTGCTTTATTGTCTCCTTGTTTACAAGATAAATCGTATCAACTTTTAAAAACTGTTGGTCAACTTTTTCATGAACATGAAATCGTAGCAGAAGAAGCTTCTGAAGCAGTCGATTATTTGATTGCAAGTACTCAAATTGAAGATATAGATGCCTACGAACTTCATGATATTATTGTTGCTTTGCGTTGGTTTAAAGACGAACGTATTACAGATATACTTTTAAACTTTTTAGATTACGAAAGAGAGCTTGTAGCAAGAGAGGCTTTAAAAGGTTTAGGAACACAAAAAGCAGAAAAGGCTATTCCTAAAATTATCAATCAGTTTAAAAGTGGGTATCCGCAGTGCGTTTCTGCTGCTGCACAAGCATTGAATGACATAGGAGGAATTGCACATTTAGAACTAGAAAAAAGAAGCAACTTTGATATCGTTTTGGCTAGAGCACAAAAAAGTCCGCGTTGGGCAACTAGAGCACTCTCCTACTTCCGTGTAGATGGAATGGATATTGATTTGGTAGCGCTTCTAAAAACAAACAAAGAAAATGAAGCTTACGCACACATTACCCAAGCGATTGCTAAACGAGGAACCCAAACTATATTTCCTGACTTACTTGCTATTGGTTTAGATACGTTTACTTCTAGAGATATTGGAGGAAGAAATTTCGTTTTAATGTTTAATACTATCATCAGAAATACATCGGATAATATTAATGAAGAAGTCATAAATCAATGTAAAGAAGTACTTGTAAATACAGATACAGAAGATATTACGGCATTCATAAACATTCTTGAAAGAGATCGAGATTATGCTCGTTTAAAATATCCTAATGAAGAGGAACAAACGATTATTGATGCCTTTACAAAACAATATGCTGAGACTTTAGAAAATAGTGATTTAATCAACGTTTTATTTACCGCTAAATATTATTCTTAA
- a CDS encoding ankyrin repeat domain-containing protein, whose protein sequence is MKEQLTTAIINGDVNFLQDYFTQGGKLDKLRLTAPNGYGVSPVELVATSHIHHQGNAQIVSLIVKNSSEDVLAESFIRFSSEDDNTAEVKSLLEAGVPVDIMHQNRTALQRATGNRNLKMVHLLLTYGADPNKEGEYGTALKEAKSIRYEPAYLGMMESFLEGNPKSPFDFVNTDAIKSQLTDWLTAIHNFGKSNKDQKFYIIAIDGGRLSANSEEAFEATLKKYREDFTDSYREENEVQRLKFSAGDFSYHNIHEMKETTLDTNNLDYSFLEPLPNDARTKKELLTEGLLLNKELFKKELNTTDDFKVQIFNHTY, encoded by the coding sequence ATGAAAGAACAATTAACAACAGCAATTATTAATGGTGATGTAAACTTTTTACAAGACTACTTTACTCAAGGAGGTAAACTCGATAAATTAAGACTAACAGCTCCTAATGGTTATGGAGTAAGCCCTGTTGAATTAGTAGCTACGTCTCACATTCATCATCAAGGTAATGCTCAAATAGTTTCTTTAATTGTTAAAAATTCTTCAGAAGATGTATTAGCTGAATCATTTATTCGCTTTTCTAGTGAAGATGATAATACAGCAGAAGTTAAAAGTCTTTTAGAAGCTGGAGTTCCAGTAGATATTATGCATCAAAATCGAACTGCACTTCAAAGAGCTACAGGAAATAGAAATTTAAAAATGGTACATCTATTACTTACTTATGGAGCAGATCCAAATAAAGAAGGTGAATACGGAACTGCTTTAAAAGAAGCTAAAAGTATTCGTTATGAACCTGCTTATCTTGGCATGATGGAATCTTTTTTAGAAGGGAATCCAAAATCTCCTTTCGACTTTGTAAATACAGACGCTATAAAATCACAACTTACAGATTGGTTAACTGCTATCCATAATTTTGGAAAATCCAATAAAGACCAAAAGTTTTATATCATAGCTATTGATGGAGGCAGACTATCTGCGAACTCTGAAGAAGCGTTTGAAGCTACTCTAAAAAAATATAGAGAAGATTTCACTGATTCCTATCGCGAGGAAAATGAAGTACAGAGATTAAAATTTAGTGCTGGTGATTTTTCATACCATAACATACATGAAATGAAAGAAACTACTCTTGACACTAATAATTTAGATTACTCATTCTTAGAACCTTTGCCTAATGACGCAAGAACTAAAAAAGAGTTACTTACCGAAGGACTGCTTTTAAATAAAGAATTATTTAAGAAAGAGTTGAATACTACAGACGATTTTAAAGTTCAAATATTTAATCATACTTATTAA
- a CDS encoding LVIVD repeat-containing protein — MIIQANILNTDYNRDWIHFIQWYQNLLFSIQEDTILDIWDTNFKKIASIELGGRFYEPNFQFVDQKLVLIAKRGSRIAIIDFENLENPTVVLQKTENGFIKGACIAQHKLYTQISETHKDKIHFNFRVSDIPTLENPNPEINYVIPVTEDDVYNGAFYNQIVKDTIYWINQNSIFVMDITNPDDPQKIAAKKIVDNGIGYPVLLTDNRMLVLEIGGDAWIAVNHFDISNNNIKKISKGILKNHCIRGWELIDQTLYIIHLDFKRINKERKYKTYISSIDVSGNPTINYTKELPIIEVYGEDSSTIYGCYRTGESLILIQGNGEIHEVSIKN; from the coding sequence ATGATAATACAAGCAAACATTTTAAATACAGATTATAACAGAGATTGGATACATTTTATACAATGGTATCAAAATCTATTATTTAGTATACAAGAAGATACTATTTTAGATATTTGGGATACTAACTTCAAAAAAATAGCCTCAATAGAACTAGGTGGGCGATTTTACGAACCTAATTTTCAATTTGTAGATCAAAAATTAGTATTAATAGCCAAAAGAGGAAGTAGAATCGCAATTATAGATTTTGAGAATCTTGAAAATCCAACTGTAGTACTACAAAAAACAGAAAATGGATTTATAAAAGGAGCTTGTATTGCTCAACATAAATTATACACTCAAATATCAGAGACGCATAAAGATAAAATTCATTTCAATTTTCGAGTCTCAGATATTCCAACTTTAGAAAATCCAAATCCAGAAATTAACTATGTAATTCCTGTAACCGAAGACGATGTTTACAATGGTGCATTCTACAATCAGATTGTAAAAGACACAATATACTGGATTAATCAAAATTCAATTTTTGTTATGGATATTACAAATCCGGATGATCCACAAAAAATAGCAGCTAAAAAGATTGTAGATAATGGTATTGGATATCCTGTATTACTTACCGATAACCGAATGCTAGTTTTAGAAATTGGAGGCGATGCTTGGATTGCTGTAAATCATTTTGACATTTCTAATAACAATATCAAAAAAATATCAAAAGGAATATTAAAAAACCACTGTATTAGAGGTTGGGAATTAATAGACCAAACACTTTACATTATTCATTTAGATTTCAAAAGAATCAATAAAGAAAGGAAATACAAAACGTATATCAGTAGTATTGATGTAAGCGGAAATCCAACCATAAATTACACCAAGGAATTACCAATTATAGAAGTATATGGTGAAGATAGTTCAACTATTTATGGTTGCTATCGTACTGGTGAGAGTTTAATTCTAATTCAAGGGAATGGAGAAATCCATGAAGTTTCAATAAAAAATTAA
- a CDS encoding serine hydrolase domain-containing protein: MRTKKIIKRTLLSILLLLIVFFVYLVVPRVSNPNPKYQTRLTYGKPLPQEIRNVLTPKTKPSRTRSIVILKNEKIIYEYGHTDKIMNTASIRKSILGLLYGIAVDKGLIDIHKTLNELKIDEIVPLTKQEKTATIQDLLMFKSGIFLPSQGEHDSQITDRPKRESHAPGTYFFSNNFDANALGTIFTQETKMSIGSFMEKYLAKPIGLQDFSENNVIVGAPWFLPKKPSKHKQYYLFLSTRDLARIGAMVANEGVWNGKQIVSETWIRKSITSHSNLKENHINYGRYDGFGYQWWIDSNTETVWSDGYGERFLMINPKQNLVLTEQNFTGNSLLSTGLWLKNRNMDSGIKNLIKAHEMIVQQK; this comes from the coding sequence ATGAGAACTAAAAAAATTATCAAAAGAACACTTTTAAGCATTCTTTTACTACTAATCGTATTTTTCGTTTATTTAGTAGTTCCAAGAGTTAGTAATCCAAATCCAAAATATCAAACAAGATTAACTTATGGAAAACCTCTTCCTCAAGAAATTCGAAATGTATTAACACCTAAAACAAAACCTTCAAGAACACGCTCTATAGTTATTCTGAAAAATGAAAAGATTATTTACGAATATGGTCATACAGATAAAATCATGAATACAGCATCTATTCGAAAATCCATTTTAGGCTTATTATATGGAATTGCAGTTGACAAAGGTTTGATTGATATTCATAAAACATTAAATGAGCTTAAAATCGATGAAATTGTCCCTCTAACAAAGCAAGAAAAAACAGCTACAATACAAGATCTTTTAATGTTTAAATCTGGTATATTTTTACCTTCACAAGGAGAACATGATTCACAAATAACAGATAGACCCAAAAGAGAAAGTCATGCTCCTGGAACTTATTTTTTCTCCAATAATTTCGATGCAAATGCTTTAGGAACCATTTTTACACAAGAAACCAAAATGTCTATTGGAAGTTTTATGGAAAAATATTTAGCAAAACCTATAGGTTTACAAGATTTTTCTGAAAACAATGTGATTGTTGGCGCTCCTTGGTTTTTACCCAAAAAACCATCAAAACATAAACAATATTATCTGTTTTTAAGCACAAGAGATTTAGCTAGAATTGGTGCAATGGTTGCTAATGAAGGTGTTTGGAACGGGAAACAAATTGTATCTGAAACATGGATTAGAAAAAGTATAACCTCACACAGTAACTTAAAAGAAAACCATATTAATTATGGTCGTTATGATGGATTTGGATATCAATGGTGGATTGATTCTAATACAGAAACAGTATGGTCTGATGGTTATGGAGAACGTTTCTTAATGATAAACCCAAAACAAAACTTAGTACTTACCGAACAAAATTTTACAGGTAATTCATTGTTATCAACTGGACTTTGGTTAAAAAACAGAAATATGGACTCTGGTATAAAAAACTTAATAAAAGCTCACGAAATGATTGTACAACAAAAGTAA
- a CDS encoding amidohydrolase family protein produces the protein MKSIVKKWILGIFSIILLVDFGLYFHFQSEINHVLGAHTEIVDTSQFKTISGKLAITNVNILSTNSEVMIPNQTVLVEDKKIIAIHSDSIPVANEFHKINGDNKYLIPGLIDSHVHLKKSKNDLLLYIANGITHLGEMTGMKEHFEYQKEIDNGAIGPNIYIASPKLSSQKGMKANFRSWMERRHQNYTTPKAARKAVHYYKNKGYKAIKLSSDLNKTNYYAVIDEAKKINIPVIGHLPIPITLEELYTSGQSQLSHVESITYASMLSYGRITSKNADDFLKHLEGKADHIAVKLQENNITISTTVSTNKSVAKQAFHLADYLKTIALEYQNPGWVEGSSISKGWLPGNNSYEYSGDLTEKQKTEVSAYLKTFAKALDIVTKALVRNNVIITAGTDANGAAGAVPGFSLHEELLTLSEIGLTNAEILKATTSATADWMNETTGKIEVNYRADLVLLNKNPLENIRNSQSIEAVITNGKYLNRLALNNILKAVKNANNRSRKIKIDKYLK, from the coding sequence ATGAAATCAATAGTTAAAAAATGGATATTAGGTATTTTTTCAATCATCTTACTCGTCGATTTTGGTTTATACTTTCACTTTCAATCAGAAATAAATCATGTTTTAGGTGCACACACTGAAATTGTAGACACTTCACAATTCAAAACTATTTCAGGAAAATTAGCTATAACAAATGTGAATATTCTCAGTACTAATTCAGAAGTTATGATTCCTAATCAAACGGTTTTAGTAGAAGACAAAAAAATCATTGCTATTCATTCAGATAGCATTCCTGTAGCTAACGAGTTTCATAAAATTAATGGAGACAACAAATACTTAATTCCTGGATTAATTGATTCTCATGTGCATTTAAAGAAAAGTAAAAACGACTTACTACTTTATATCGCCAATGGGATTACTCATTTGGGAGAAATGACAGGAATGAAAGAGCATTTTGAATATCAAAAAGAAATTGATAACGGAGCTATCGGACCAAATATTTATATCGCTTCACCCAAACTTAGTAGCCAAAAAGGCATGAAAGCTAACTTTAGAAGTTGGATGGAAAGACGTCATCAAAATTATACCACTCCCAAAGCAGCAAGAAAAGCGGTTCATTATTATAAAAACAAAGGTTATAAAGCCATTAAGTTAAGCTCCGATCTTAATAAAACGAATTATTATGCAGTTATAGATGAAGCTAAAAAAATAAACATTCCTGTTATTGGACATTTACCTATTCCTATTACTCTTGAGGAACTTTATACTTCTGGTCAATCACAATTATCACATGTAGAATCCATTACCTATGCTTCTATGTTAAGCTACGGACGAATTACTTCTAAAAATGCAGATGATTTTCTTAAACATTTAGAAGGAAAAGCAGATCATATTGCTGTAAAATTACAAGAGAATAATATTACAATATCCACTACAGTTTCTACAAATAAAAGTGTGGCTAAACAAGCTTTTCATTTAGCAGATTACCTTAAAACTATTGCTTTAGAATATCAAAATCCGGGTTGGGTTGAAGGTTCATCTATTTCGAAAGGATGGCTTCCTGGAAACAATTCATATGAATACTCTGGTGATCTTACAGAAAAACAAAAAACTGAAGTTAGCGCCTATCTAAAAACGTTTGCAAAAGCTCTAGATATCGTTACAAAAGCATTAGTACGAAATAATGTAATAATTACAGCCGGTACAGATGCAAATGGAGCAGCTGGAGCTGTTCCTGGTTTTTCATTACACGAAGAACTGCTTACACTTAGTGAAATTGGTTTAACAAATGCAGAAATATTAAAAGCTACAACTTCCGCAACGGCTGACTGGATGAATGAAACTACTGGAAAAATTGAAGTTAATTATCGCGCAGATTTAGTACTTCTAAATAAAAATCCGCTAGAAAATATAAGAAATTCACAAAGTATAGAAGCTGTAATTACCAATGGAAAATATCTAAATCGATTGGCATTAAACAACATTTTAAAAGCTGTGAAAAACGCTAACAATAGAAGTAGAAAAATAAAAATTGACAAGTATTTAAAATAG
- a CDS encoding phosphatidylserine decarboxylase, whose amino-acid sequence METQTQKTVVVPIGTHEHAPVVAKLKQILSEDVRMTAALEASLLVASTEAKEKLNSDLYHAIDNVFQGNGWPTTVEAYLDYLDLYVRLVPNESNDPNYPNAWKSNDQKNGYNQKVYDLLCQSYWLIDQKVPGTELTMQSFEKFANWLVDFAQAWGNFLDTEASLTKESLQSFKYDTMYNFPLYAKNEKTWKTFNEFFYREFNDADPETGISPLRPITAPNDNTVITSPADCTYKQFYPIDNNGNVLDEKGVETKVSLKGTHTIGTVDQLLEFSKYSDDFYGGTFVHYFLSPFDYHRFHTPVSGEILEIIPVQGQVFLNVELQENGQWDAPDGAEDGYEFNQARGIVIMDAGPEVGKVAILPIGMCQVSGVDMYTELQGKTVVKGQEFGKFRFGGSDIIMLFQKPPADIYMYKNDPGHNPIHFQYGQASVLFNK is encoded by the coding sequence ATGGAAACTCAAACGCAAAAAACTGTAGTAGTTCCAATTGGAACACATGAACACGCCCCTGTAGTTGCTAAATTAAAGCAAATTCTTTCTGAAGATGTAAGAATGACCGCTGCTTTAGAAGCTTCTTTACTCGTTGCCTCAACTGAAGCTAAAGAAAAATTAAACTCAGATTTATATCATGCAATAGATAATGTTTTTCAAGGAAATGGATGGCCAACAACTGTTGAAGCTTATTTAGATTATTTAGATTTATATGTTCGTTTAGTTCCTAACGAAAGTAATGATCCAAACTATCCGAATGCTTGGAAAAGTAACGATCAAAAAAATGGATACAATCAGAAAGTATATGATTTATTGTGCCAATCTTATTGGTTAATTGATCAAAAAGTTCCTGGAACAGAATTAACAATGCAAAGCTTTGAAAAATTTGCAAATTGGTTGGTAGATTTTGCACAAGCTTGGGGTAATTTCTTAGATACAGAAGCTTCTTTAACTAAAGAAAGTTTACAATCGTTTAAATACGATACTATGTATAATTTCCCATTATATGCTAAAAACGAAAAAACTTGGAAAACATTCAACGAATTCTTTTATAGAGAGTTTAATGATGCAGATCCAGAAACAGGAATAAGTCCTTTACGTCCAATTACAGCTCCAAACGATAATACTGTAATTACATCACCTGCAGACTGTACTTACAAACAATTTTATCCAATCGATAACAACGGAAATGTTTTAGATGAGAAAGGTGTTGAAACCAAAGTTTCTTTAAAAGGAACTCATACTATTGGAACTGTTGATCAACTTTTAGAATTTAGTAAATATAGTGATGATTTTTATGGAGGAACATTCGTGCATTATTTCTTAAGTCCTTTCGATTATCACCGTTTTCACACACCTGTAAGTGGAGAAATCTTAGAAATTATTCCTGTACAAGGACAGGTATTTTTAAATGTTGAATTACAAGAAAACGGACAATGGGATGCTCCAGATGGTGCAGAAGATGGTTACGAATTTAACCAAGCCAGAGGTATTGTAATTATGGATGCAGGGCCAGAAGTTGGTAAAGTAGCTATTTTACCTATTGGAATGTGTCAAGTTTCTGGTGTAGATATGTACACAGAATTACAGGGGAAAACTGTTGTTAAAGGACAAGAATTTGGAAAATTCAGATTTGGTGGTTCAGATATTATTATGTTATTCCAAAAACCACCAGCAGATATTTATATGTATAAAAACGACCCCGGACATAACCCTATCCATTTTCAATACGGACAAGCTTCTGTATTGTTTAATAAATAA
- a CDS encoding HupE/UreJ family protein, with amino-acid sequence MDNFLTFFTNGWHHIVDIKAYDHLLFVVTLCAAFKLKQWKQILIIVTAFTIGHSLTLIISSLDYVPSNPEIVELLIPITIMFTAMSNVINYKKEGKFSNKNIKYAIALIFGLIHGLAFASGFKIMMFNSDIIIPLFAFNLGIEVGQLFIVAIFTIILFLYSRILNGEHSKWNTFISGAGFGIAATILIGMLT; translated from the coding sequence ATGGACAATTTTCTTACTTTTTTTACTAATGGCTGGCATCATATTGTAGATATTAAAGCTTACGATCATTTACTTTTTGTCGTTACATTATGTGCTGCTTTTAAGCTAAAACAATGGAAACAGATACTAATAATTGTAACCGCTTTCACCATAGGTCATAGTTTAACTTTAATTATTAGTTCTTTAGATTATGTGCCAAGTAATCCTGAAATTGTCGAACTACTTATACCAATTACAATCATGTTTACAGCCATGAGTAATGTTATAAATTATAAGAAAGAAGGAAAATTTTCTAATAAAAATATCAAATACGCTATTGCATTAATATTTGGTTTGATACACGGGTTAGCTTTTGCATCTGGATTTAAGATAATGATGTTTAATAGTGATATTATTATTCCTCTTTTTGCTTTTAACCTTGGTATTGAAGTTGGTCAATTATTTATAGTCGCTATTTTTACTATAATTTTATTCTTATACAGTAGAATTTTAAATGGAGAACATTCAAAGTGGAACACTTTTATTTCAGGTGCTGGGTTTGGTATAGCTGCTACAATACTTATTGGAATGCTCACTTAA
- a CDS encoding DUF6702 family protein — protein MKRKLYIGFLLVGILFTFSSFTHALKITSSLIEYNANEKKLRVECKVFIDDFLRSLGKVINVNNLKERDISDIENYFKEFYVVEINGKRFPFNYESSQVHKVFNVLTIKFSKTNFNVKKGDQLKLKNTLLFNVFGFVQSNRMELRFPPYFKSLYFETTKIEDSYDHTF, from the coding sequence ATGAAACGAAAATTATACATCGGCTTTCTTCTTGTTGGGATTCTTTTTACTTTCTCTTCGTTTACACATGCTCTTAAAATAACCTCTTCACTTATCGAGTATAATGCCAATGAGAAAAAATTAAGAGTAGAATGTAAAGTCTTTATCGATGATTTTCTTAGGAGTTTAGGAAAAGTGATTAACGTTAATAATCTTAAAGAAAGAGATATATCTGATATTGAAAATTACTTTAAAGAGTTTTACGTAGTTGAAATAAACGGTAAAAGATTTCCTTTTAATTATGAAAGTTCACAAGTACATAAAGTATTTAATGTATTAACAATAAAATTTTCTAAGACTAATTTCAATGTAAAAAAGGGAGATCAACTAAAGTTAAAAAACACACTTCTTTTTAATGTGTTTGGTTTTGTTCAATCCAATAGAATGGAACTTAGATTTCCTCCTTACTTCAAATCACTTTACTTTGAAACCACGAAAATAGAAGATTCTTACGATCATACTTTCTAA
- a CDS encoding cation transporter → MKKASSVFLIVLFIISCNKIKPETRTISKTDKDSLLVVAVPKAGCQNCQKVIEGGLVDLKGVKQTILNLHTKEVSIVYNPEITNSNTLENTVKHLAHKIPCK, encoded by the coding sequence ATGAAAAAGGCATCTTCTGTATTTTTAATCGTTTTATTTATCATTTCTTGTAATAAAATAAAACCCGAAACAAGAACTATATCAAAAACTGATAAAGACTCTCTGTTGGTTGTTGCTGTTCCTAAAGCGGGTTGTCAAAATTGTCAAAAAGTTATTGAAGGTGGTTTAGTTGATCTTAAAGGTGTAAAACAAACTATATTGAACTTACATACCAAAGAAGTATCAATTGTTTACAATCCTGAAATTACAAATTCTAATACACTAGAAAATACAGTCAAACACTTGGCCCATAAAATACCTTGTAAATAA
- a CDS encoding bifunctional metallophosphatase/5'-nucleotidase, whose translation MKRRNFIKQVGGASALAMVGGLTLPSFTEKKQRHITILHTNDTHSHIEPFKPSHRRHANKGGVARRATLVEQVRKENPNTLLLDAGDIFQGTPYFNYFGGELEFKLMSMLKYDVATLGNHDFDNSIDGFYKQLPNAKFDFVCANYDFKNTVLDTHVKPYKIIIKDGIKIGIFGLGIELNGLVDKRLYKETLYLNPTEIAQDITNELKEKQKCDLVICLSHLGYYYKREPNKISDLNLAKATKNIDLIIGGHTHTFLPKPTIVKNSDDKNMLINQVGAYGINVGRVDFYFDENKNKTSKGTTILV comes from the coding sequence ATGAAAAGAAGAAATTTTATTAAACAAGTAGGAGGAGCTTCTGCATTAGCTATGGTTGGCGGATTAACTTTACCTTCATTTACAGAAAAAAAGCAACGTCATATCACAATTTTACACACTAATGACACGCATAGTCATATAGAACCTTTTAAACCAAGTCATAGAAGACATGCTAATAAAGGTGGCGTAGCAAGAAGAGCAACATTAGTAGAACAAGTTCGAAAAGAAAATCCAAACACATTACTCTTAGATGCTGGAGACATTTTTCAAGGAACACCATACTTTAATTACTTTGGAGGTGAACTTGAATTCAAATTAATGAGTATGCTAAAATATGATGTGGCAACTTTGGGTAATCACGATTTCGACAATTCTATTGATGGGTTTTACAAACAATTACCTAATGCAAAATTTGATTTTGTTTGTGCTAATTATGATTTTAAAAATACCGTTTTAGATACTCATGTTAAACCTTATAAAATCATAATTAAAGACGGTATTAAGATTGGAATTTTCGGACTAGGAATTGAGTTAAATGGACTTGTTGATAAGCGTTTATACAAAGAAACATTATATCTAAATCCTACAGAAATTGCTCAAGACATTACCAATGAATTAAAAGAAAAACAAAAATGTGATTTAGTCATATGTTTATCGCATTTGGGTTATTATTACAAAAGAGAACCTAATAAAATATCTGATTTGAACTTAGCTAAAGCTACTAAAAACATAGATTTAATTATTGGTGGACACACACATACGTTTTTACCGAAACCTACAATTGTTAAGAATAGTGATGATAAAAATATGCTTATAAATCAGGTTGGAGCTTATGGTATTAATGTAGGAAGAGTAGATTTTTACTTCGATGAGAATAAAAATAAAACATCAAAAGGAACTACTATTCTGGTGTAA